Genomic window (Ctenopharyngodon idella isolate HZGC_01 chromosome 20, HZGC01, whole genome shotgun sequence):
CACAATAGAAGATTGAAAAATGCCTCggtgaaagtcagtggggtccagtgttgtttggACACCAGCTTTCTTCAgaataccttcttttgtgttctgcagaagaaagtcatacaggttttggaACGATGTGAGAGGCGGTTATGGCTGCAttactctatcgcagctttcattggtcAAGGACCGTgcaaagcaaccaatcacagtttgttttgctccacgtcatgtttaggggcgtgaaaatgtaaagtcgatgttcCTATGATAACAGACCGGCATGCATCcaataattattcattcaagaacattgtgtaagtttactgcaacaatggagccgcgaacttcacatacttttgaaaatccagcgttatGTTGATCCTGGTAAGTGCTCAccgtcacagttgtaaacacaatgGTGTTGTTCttcatgagggggtttggcgtcacgatggctttgtttccaggcggagcgttaaagaacgcgacacgAACGTCTCCCggaaatcctgtagaattcaaccaatcagatgacgactttgaaactcccgaagtgtttcccattttgtgtgccttatgcatcagatgttcagcTGACGATCTGTGAGCGTGATgcctgaggctgagactacggCTGCATGATTTAggaaaaatataaatgcaattttttttttttttttttttttcatgataaaaattgtgattgagatttttttttttttttccaggtttgctgtttttgtttgtagggctgcacataataataataataataattttatttatgtaaaaatattgaataaaatagtgaatattactattgtaatatttcactgtaaaataagtattttagaaaaacaattttaactgtaaaatcaCAATACTAACATTCTAATGCTAAAATACGAATATGGatgtcttaatttattcattttcaaacGTTAAACCATCAAGCTTTTGTTCTGGCAGAAACCACAATGAAGTccttaaagcttttcttttgttgaaaCAGCTGTTTTGAGGTGTTTGCGTGTAAAATAACGCAGTGCCACgcttcatatatttatttaaatcacagcctttgcaatttgataatcagtgttggggaaagttacttttaaaagtaatgcactCCAACATTGTGTTACTTCCTAAAAaggtaactaattgcgttactttttcttacctggcgggcttgcttgtttttttttaacaacaaatcAACAAGTATTGCATTCTTCATATCTCCGACaagtctttagttttgtcatatttataaaggATAGATACGTTAAACcaagtctttccgaaaaaagcagCGATCTGGAGGCGTGCCTGTCGTCAGTGCTGTGGGCGGAGAGTCACGAGTGCGCGCAGCTTCTGCGTAGAGAGCGTCCGTTAGctgtgacatcattataaataaaaggaacaaaaacgtttgtgttgtttacatgttatgcacttgcgcgccgactgccaacaaaacacagacatctgatgcagctttactcaccacctgcgatctgcaaatccagtgtcgaactgggacttgtttacaaagtattcatcaccgaaatcccgggaacaaacaaacatacgtgcacaactgttgctgccccggaaaaacaaactttatccactgttcccttaacgctgggttctttgggaagctgaaaaaggtaatctttccctcacaaccaataACACACTCCTTCAgtgacattgttgaaaaatctcttgaCTTCTTTAACCCGAAcgaagcgcgttgatgggcgtgctcttgctctgggtgatgtgtgtgtgcacgcttgtcagggagaagtgcctatacaaggaattatGACGTGATAAAGGGCCATACTCTAAAAAAAACTTTCCGAAATTCAgaaggagtgtatttggcacagaaatactcgtcatacgtccaactcgtgttttgaaactttggccatgtttggCATGATAATACAACTCTTTAACAGGGTAAATAaatcagaatgcatgaaattaaatacataaagatatttatgtaatttaatatagttaatttttacaggtttgtctaaaattctgagattgcatttcactgtttttattcattttgaggaatactgaatgttttcgtgctcagatttagtctagaactacaatccccatcatgttcacacagcgcacacaacacctctgcacttcatttctctcaacatagagacaggagagctgtcagtcaataatgtgtaaaagtaacttagatattttgttgtacgttgaaaaagtaatgcattattttactcgttacttgaaaaagtaatcggattacgtaactcaagttacttgtaatgtgttaccccaacacttgataatcacactaagccatatcacatgatttcagttttattttgattaatcatgcagccctaggGTAAGAAAAGAATGAATGTACAGAGTTTAATTGCACTGTTACAGTAACTCACTCTTTTGGATATTTTGCTAACAGTATTCATTGTGTTTTTCTTGTGCAACAGCGCTACACTCAAAGCAACGGACGCCGTCCCTTTGGTATCTCGGCTCTCATTGTTGGCTTCGACTATGACGGGACTCCACGTCTATATCAGACGGACCCCTCTGGAACATACCATGCATGGAAGGTAAAGTGGGAGCAGTTTGTTTCCACATTGTTCAGATGTGACCCATTTTACGGCTGTATTGACCTTCTTCTCACCTGTGCTGTCAGGCAAACGCTATTGGGCGCAGCGCGAAGACGGTGAGGGagtttttggaaaaaaactaCACAGACGAAGCCATCGCGAGTGATAACGATGCCATCAAACTGGCCATCAAAGCCTTACTAGAGGTAAACACCACATTACCATAGTTGCATGCGTGCCAAACAGACTCTCATATCATGAAGTTGACAGGATGTAACATGTTTGCTGAGGCAATTGTATATGATGTGTTCTTGCACAGGTTGTGCAATCCGGGGGCAAGAACATCGAGCTGGCTGTGATCCAGAGAAACCAGCCCCTAAAGGTAGTACATTTGAtttatgattttcttttgtaTATTCATCTGTTTAGAGTTGTCTTGATGCAGCATTCTTGTCATCCATTTAATGTTGGAACTGTCTCAGTAATCAGTCACATGACACATTTGTTGCACCTCCCCCCCCCTCTCCTTTCATAGATTCTGGAGTCCAAAGAGATCGAGACGCTGGTCGCCGAAATagagaaggagaaagaggaGGAGGCAGAGAAGAAAAAGCAGAAGAAGTCTTCGTAAATCACTCATGTGAATGTGTAGTTTTGTTTATACGGGCAGAAGCACTTGGCTCAGGCCCTCACTGTACCCTCTCCCTTCCTGCCTCTCATCCGTtaacagcacagcctctcagtCTTCTCAACCCACAGCATGCATGAATATGTTTTTGTTCCAGGAAAATATTTTTCGAAAGCATTTTCAGGGTTGGGAGTTGCCGAGCGAGTCATTTGTCGAGCACGTACTGTGGCCAGCTTGTCCTGGTCAGTTTTCACtcttctgtaaagctgctctcTACCACCACTGAGAATTCTGGGGGAATGTGCTCTGACTGATGTTTCCTAATAAACTGTTTTGGTTTGTACCAATGGACTGATGTCTTTGTATTGtcattagagatgcaccgattaCAATTGACAGCATATGCAAACAAAAATCAAATCTTCAACAgttttattttcacaaaaaaataaaggtgataaagtaataaaataagaacaaataagtTGCAAACAAGggtacaaataaatgtgattgaTAGACCCAACTGAAACACTCTTTATTCTAACAGgttattcaggtaagaaatacagAAATGAATCACGTATAAAATAACACAGGatagtcttcattgtaaaatttaattacagattaatgtttacaaataaagttataaacCTTGCAGTCAAGAGCAGAGAGttatttgtcttttgttctttgattaacatgacggacagcagcaggaatattaggctactgtcattTTAAGAGTTTATGCACGGacccaatatactgttacacaacatgcatTAGCTTTCAACTAACGTTCCAAAATGTTTAcctgaatactcaccaagacgggcattttgacataattttgtgtgtatttggccTTTTAAAGCGCAGTAAGTCACTCGTTTTGATACTTGTGAAGCTGTTCGAGACTTAAGCATTTTGTGCGCGCCAATTATAGAGAAGTGTTGCGCGCGCTTTTGGTGTGAGCGCGAAACCTGCGGGAATGGCTAAAATTATTCGCAATACAAACACCATTCAACCGGAGCGAAAATGAGAggaggcgggtgtgtgtcaCTTCGCCGTCGGAGAGAAGAGAGCGAGAAAACAGTCGGTCTGTGATTAGACACTACGAATGAGTTGAGGTAATTTTTTTACTTCACAGCAGTACTTGAGCCTACCAACCTTGAATGAAGAACCTAGCTAGTTGCTTCAAGGTCTAAATCTATAGTGAAGATATGTGTGTTCAAAAtgttgaggtcagtaagatttttgttgtttttgttttacagaaattattaattttcagcaaggacacataaAATTCAATAGTGTCAGTAAAGACTTTATTAcgaaaaagtattttttaaatttttaaataaagttccTTTTagtcaaagaatcatgaaaaacgtttctacaaaaatattaagcagaacaactattttcaacaatgttaaatgtgtcttgagcagcaaatcagcatatttttttaaggctcatgtgacaccgaagactgaaaaattcagctttgccattacaggacaTTACATTTCTAAatacagtacctgtcaaaagtttggacactactatttttaatgtttgtgaGAAGtatcttctgctcatcaagcctgcatttatttgatcaaaaaacagaaaaaacagtaatattgtgaagcattattacattttttttttttttttaaatgtctgtcttctttaacatactttaaaatgtaatgtattcctgtgatcaaagctgagttttcagcatcattactccagtcttcagtgtcacatgatccttcagaaatcattctaatatgatgatttattatcatcaacgttggaaacagttgtgctgcttaatatttttttggaacctgtgatactttttaataaataataaaaagtattaataaaaagaaaaaaaaaagaacagcatttatttaaataaaaatcttttgtaaaaatatacactaccattcaaaagtttggggtcagtaatttttttttttttttaaagaaattaatacttttattcagtaaggatgtgtTTGATTAAAAAAGTGATTGTAAAGACTAGTTGAAGactgaaaatatttctattttgaataaatactgtcttttttaactttaaaacggttaccacacaatacaaatattaaagctaaaaatatgtatcaattcAACTTTCATGATGTAAACTTTtattaaaagccttccttccgccggaaaaatagtccctgaccttgaacagcaacagaagttacattattacaccattagatggcagcaaagactgtctttatgagtgtgtcagtcagtagcgaagacttttacattgaaaagactgaattgttgtgaacacggaacaagacgcaactgacaaatgctttgactagcgctgtcagtcatggaaAACCCCTTAATTGTTAAAAAGACAAGAtaaatacatcggacatttgaacagattttttattatgaacataggactgacctgaaggaaaatgttaaatctgaatgcaggtaataaactcacaatACTCTctagttctacataatacagtaagcttcagtGAACAATatcagtttatgttgctaagagtggctGCTAAGGGTGTTGAAACACGTATTTCGTCTATGAAACACTTTTACCTCAATAACCTCCTCAGGCTGAACCAGTCTCGTCCGAATGAGCCTTTAGCACTCAGTGAGTTCAAACGCTGTTTACAACGTTCAGCTGTTCTGCCTGAGAGGAGTTTTGGAGCAGTTTGGGATGGAAAATTATTGTGTGCCCAAGTGTATGAATGGAGACTATGCCTcagacaacattaaaaacatctttGTTTTCATGAGCGCACTCATGCATAATTATGACGGGTAAATTACCTCTGTCTTCCTCCATTTGACGTGCTGTCAGAGGGACGGAAACCTAGAACGCACACATACTCTGTGCCTTTGATCCGAGGCAGTTAGCAGCGCGTGCAGATGATGAGACGATCAATAATTAATTGAATTGAAGAGCTGCAGTCTGGAACAATTTCACTGGCTCTTCAATGAGTCCGTCGAGCACACAGTGTTTATGCAGTTAGTCAGCGAGCAGGACCATGAAATGCTGATGTCAACCATCCTTGACTGAAGAACCTCATTCGGAGTCGCTGCTAAGTATGTTTACATGCGCTTTAAAAGTGTttcagctcttaaagtgacagcagcctaataaacctactGCTGTCTTTGTCCTCAATGTTCATcgaacaacaaaagacaagagAAAGTCACTCGCTGCTCTTGGGTGAATGACTTTTGTAACTTCAACAATGATTAATCtagatttattttatacagtgaagacaatgcagttacatttgattactttattcagtttctgtacctgaaaattgtgaaatttcattgGTGtctaaaaatttgaaccacatGCTCAACCAGGATAATAGAAAAACACTTGATTTGAAACATGGCAGAAACACTGATCTCTAATGTAGATAATATCTATAATCTATAACTAGAGATCAGTGGGCAGAAAGCAAGTCTTGTAGCAAATGGTGTAAAGCTAATCACTTAGCATCAACGGTTTGctttatgtaaaaacataccTTGATACGAAACgatataaatgaatatttttcgGCTTTTTTGAGTtacatttcatgtttttgagtTTACATTTCCAACTTGAATGCTACTCTTTTtctgcagaatagatacacgataccagctgctcgAACCatcctcccctcactcactcgtttcgtttgctccggatgaacgttggtgttacagggcttgaatgtCGGAGTGGGATTGCGCATATTgagcataattttactcattcctgcagattttgtgctcacacccaaagtgcgccacataaagccgcctttcagtactaaattgagttcttttttgctgcttattttgcttaaacagtcaaatacacacaaaataatgtcaaaatgctggtcttggcgagtattcacgtaaacacagtcagttatgttttaattgaacataaacagttgagaaagaaaacgcatgtgtaacagtataatggatccgtgcgtcaggtcttaaagtgacagcagcctaatatacctgctgccaaattatgagataatattaaaaatatctatatggcagtttttccccatggtatcgacAACTGAAAATGCAagaaagttaatgtcaagccctggtttTCACCTACAAGTGTAACGATGAAAAccgaatgagtgagtgaatgaatctgAACAAAGCTTTTTAGTTTCAGATTCAAAAGTCACTGAGATGAATCTTTCATTAAAAGGTttcatgtaatgtaaaaaaaccCTGcctttttattcacaaaaagGTACATTCTGTGCTTAAAACTCACTCTTTGATACATTCACTGACTTTCCTAAGCCTGTATTGGCATGTGCAGCTGTACCTCTGTATAGCATGCGCTCACACTCTCTGAGGGGACTGTGAATGCTGCAGGCATATCAATATTTAGCTCCCAGCTTCTCATTCATGATTATTCAGAGGTAATGGAATATTTCAGAATCCTGTACCTCAGGCAAGCACACAGAGTATTTAAGTTTCTGAGGCAAGGCACACATCAAATCGACTCCCTTCGAGAACTTCCATTCAACTCACAAATGCAAAGACATGCATGACAGCATTGCCCTTCTTCCTCAACTAATGATCAGAGGTAAACCCTGGTTAATTATGGCATTGTTAGTTAACCTTTAGTTAACCTCGGTTTAATCATTTAAGAGATGATCGGTCAGCAGTGGATCATGAGAGACATTCTGCCGCTGATCTGTTGATTTTGGCTCTTGTTGTCTTGATCTTGAGGGTATGTATTGCCCTGTTTCTTTCAGCTTCAAACCCTCTGGCTGTTTGTACTTCCTATTGGTCTGCTCTAGTTCTTTCATCAAGTTCTGATTGGTCGGCCAGTCTCAAGCCAATTTCAGCTGATTTGGGCTTTGATGCAATATCCTGCTTCGATTGGTCAGTACTGTTGTCTCGGCCACTGTGATTGGTAGATTTTGTTGCCTAAGGCGATATTTGTGTGATTGGTTAGTCATGCTTTGTTCAGGGCATCCACTGCCCTGGAGCTTATAAACAGCCCTCTGTACAATCCCCAGTCGACTTAGAAAATGCAATAATAGTTCAGCATGATCGTATCAgcataaaaatgtcatttctgaGGAGTAATTAAAATATTGGGAAGTTACACAACTGTGCGATTCAAACATAAAAAGATCCACACAAACCGTTGCTgctaataatgtttaattattttgtgcTTCCTTACCAGTCAATATGTCTGTACAGTTTATTCAATAATCAAAACAAGAACAGGAATACAGAATTATAACCAGAAAAAACTCAATTTatacaatgaaaaaatattatataatctcAAGAACTTGCTCAAACACAGaagttgtgtttgtgtggttaTCTAGCCTAGAAACGCTCTATACAGCATGAGAGTGTGTCTGAACGTGGGGTCCTGCTCCATGCAGAAGGTCAGATCTCTCAAAGTGACTCGAATTGGTGCTCGAGTAGCAAACTGGCCATATGAACCTGACAACTGAGCAGACACAAGGAATGAGTCTCCTGAGCCACATTGGCCTATGTGGTTTTTCTCATGAAATCAAGTCTAGAAATAAGTAATGACAAAAGATTAGCAGCACTCGCTTACTATCATCACACggcccttgtgaaaaaaaagcacactttagcatacttatGTATAAACTATACTGTACATTCAGTTTGCATTTATGTATACTCgtttaatgttttcagacacttaaagggttaattcacccaaaaatgaaaatggccgatttcaaaacactgcttcaggaagcttcggagcattatgaatcagcattatgaatcatgattcggatcgcgtgtcaaactgctgaaatcacgtgactttggcgctccgaaccgctgattcgacacgctgattcgtaacgctccaaagcttcatgaagcagtgttttgaaatcggccatcactatataagtcgttattttgtttttttggcgcaccaaaaatattctcgtcgctttataatattaatattgaaccactgtactcacatgaactgatttaaatatgtttttagtacctttatggatcttgagagaggaaatgtcattgctggctatggaggcctcactgagccaccggatttaatcaaaaatatcttaatttgtgttcagaagatgaatgaaggtcttacaggtgtggagtgacatgagggtgagtaattaatgacattattttcatttttgggtgaactaaccctttaactgcatGTTAGTTGGAAATACATGAAAATGTATGatagtttacatttatatttaatgcagTTAGCTGTAGGACttaagtaaaaatgaaaattctgtaattaatttaccgctctcatgtcgttctacatccgtaagaccttcgttcatcttcagaacacaaatgaagatatttttgatgaaatctgagagctttctgaccctcCATAGAGATTCAACACAACTACaactttcaaggtccaaaaaGGTAGGagagacatcattaaagtactctatgttatgaagcaatgcgagtgctttgtttgtgcaaaaaaaaccaaacataatttaccactttatttacgaAAATACTAATCTGCAACgtgtgttcacgagagcatcacaACGCACGCGTGTCGTGTTCATGCGAGAGCTGATGTTGCATGAATgcgctttggataatattattttgtgaataaagtggttaatgacatttttttgcacaaacaaagcacttgcgtcgcttcataaacatacctgcaaactccaaagtggtgaaaaaggtgacatgTTTACAAAGTAAATAGTAGTAGGGGGGTGTGGGTGCATCCTCCCCCAGGAGaaaatttttatgattttaactTGTAAACTAAGCATTCTGGTGCACACTGACAAGAAaataagaggaaaaaaacaacatttgcttcaagtacaaaaacaaaacaaaaaaacattaattgacactagggctgggcattgacacaaatttcacaactggatttgattttgattcagaagcttGTGATTTGACTTCAATTTGATTAATCTGGggcctatcaggtacagtacatggcaaattttaaACCattggagtcacatggagtactttaatgtctttacaatgtactttaaagtaaaacttttaatttgacattattacaaagtgcaccttttaagtgtaaatgtttttttttttagtttaaaagagaATACATGTGtgaaagtgtacttctttaagtacacttaagtggcctttcatttaattaacattatattatctgcaagaacatttttttaaatatgggcTACAGTTATGTAGGGGCGTAACGATACACTCGATACAAATCATGATACGATCGCGATACTTTAagccaaaagttttttttaagccaagagttttttttattacttttactttattattaataaaatattattattattttattatcaggACCTACAtatattcccccattgcattattatacattatattcaacattttatGTAGTAGTTTAGTGTAGTAATGtcactgaaactgaaaaatactatttttccGCGCAGTACTCACACTTTTAATGCAGTTCAATACATGACAAGCCGCGAGCGCCTCTCCCGCTAATAATGCACTGTACATTAGAATAAACCATCTAAACACTTTGAATAAACAtaatactaaaactaaatgtgaTATGGTGATTTAAATGACTTTCACTTTGAGTTCCAGCGTGTATATGTGCTTCAGATGATCAATGCAATCAATCAGTTCTAAATCACCAGAAAACGTGTCAGAATCACTATTCTCAAAcggtaaagggttagttcatcaaaaaaaaagaaagaaagtaaattctgcatttactcactctcatgctcGCGCATCACAAGTGAGCAATCGATACAAtaaagcacacttctttttcacaaggggagCTAAAATTAATCCATTACCCTTTGAGAAATCATTCAATCATCAGAACAAACTCACCTCAATCCTGGAATAAGAAATACAGAATAATAAAGAGAAATATTTAGGCATATAAATAAAGACagttatcaaataaatgctgctgcAGATAATTTAACTTCTGAAACACAAGGTTGGAGTCTTTTAACCTCCACTGTTTTCCTGCCAACTGCACTGGCTCTTTATAGAGATGCTTATTCAACTACAGAGATCAAACCTTAAAAAGAGGCAAATACTAAAGTTCCCTAGGCAAAGGGAGTTTTTTTCTAAAAGGCCTGTGTAATTTAAGCTTACAAAAACTCAAAACCATCTTTTCACTTATTAGCATTCCTCTCTGCCTAAAGGAATTCACAAATGTAAAaactaattaaactaaactaacaTACAATCCTCTAgtcttttgttcagtttttccttgtccttttttctcataattctaataaaatcacaaaaaatgaCACATGGTATATTACAGATAGAGTTAAGTCCTTCCCCTTTAGTCATatacaataccattcaaaagtttggagtaagatttttttttttttttttgaaagaagtcttttctgctcaccaaagctgcatttatttgatcaaaaatacagtgaaaacaataatattatgaaatattattcatataaaatattttgttaaagtaatgaaatattttctatttgaataaatataaaaatgtaatttattcatgtgatcaaagctgaattttcagcatcattactccagtcttcagtgtcacatgatccttcagaaatcgttctaatatgctgatttgatgaaacatttctaattattattattatgttgaaaacagttgtgctgcttaatatttttctggcaattgtgatatttttccatgattttttgatgaatagaaagttcaaatgacATTAAATTGTAACTTTAAAAGCCTTTActtcacttttgataaattaaatgcatgtggagatttttttccccagacaGAGGTCATGTGGCAGTTCAAAGTTCAAACTCAAACGTGGAGCACTTAAGAAGTAACACAATATACCAATTCCCTTCCTAAAGGAGTTCACTAATATTTAAGATACAAAAGCACATGTGCAATTTCATATGGCCACACAGGAAGACTTACATGTGTACTTAATAAATCCCACAGCTTGGCTCAATACACCCCGAAATTCAAAAACGACCGAACTGTTTATGCATGCGAGTGATTTTGAACACGTATGCAAACATTTCCTCCACATCTGCACAGAGTGAAGTATGGAGACGGTACACAGGACAAGTCACAAACACAGAGGGGTGGTTGTATGGACATGTGCAGGTACCTGGTTGGCCCCTGAGCCGGGAGCCTCCAGAGGTTTCCTCTTACGGGGCCCGAGGGCTGCCAGCGCTGCCAAATTTGCATCTCTGTGCTCCATCTGTGCCAACTCCAACTGCTGCATCTAAAAAGAAAAACGAGGAAAAAGAGAGAATGTGCGTTTGACAGGCACTCAAAAATA
Coding sequences:
- the psma8 gene encoding proteasome subunit alpha-type 8, whose protein sequence is MAARYDRAITVFSPDGHLFQVEYAQEAVKKGSTAVGIRGKDIVVLGVEKKSVAKLQEERTVRKICALDEHVCMAFAGLTADARIVINRARVECQSHRLTVEDPVTVEYITRYIATLKQRYTQSNGRRPFGISALIVGFDYDGTPRLYQTDPSGTYHAWKANAIGRSAKTVREFLEKNYTDEAIASDNDAIKLAIKALLEVVQSGGKNIELAVIQRNQPLKILESKEIETLVAEIEKEKEEEAEKKKQKKSS